One Micromonospora sp. FIMYZ51 genomic window carries:
- a CDS encoding DNA methyltransferase yields the protein MPESLPITSMWLTCQQPARDQRRGRYVPATSSHPGKMLPHLAAHAISSYTAPGDLVFDPMCGSGTTLVEAMHLGRHSIGIDIEPRFTALAAANIALAASQGAAGIAQVFTGDATRLLDLVPTSAVGQVALVLTSPPYGRGTHGLVRVTDSGVRKRHHLYGDRESGNLAYGGWWRLLDGFAAILAASNRLLRLGGTVVITCRPVRRHRDDLIDLPGELLAVARSVGLIPVQRCAAMLAAVRDGQIVHRASMFGLMAVRKSRAEGLPVHLIAHEDVLVFRRGPRAG from the coding sequence ATGCCTGAATCCCTACCGATTACCTCAATGTGGCTGACCTGCCAGCAACCGGCCCGCGACCAACGGCGAGGCCGGTACGTGCCGGCCACGTCCAGCCATCCCGGCAAGATGCTGCCGCACCTGGCCGCGCACGCGATCAGCTCCTACACCGCGCCGGGGGATCTGGTCTTCGATCCGATGTGCGGATCCGGGACCACGCTGGTCGAGGCCATGCATCTGGGCCGGCACAGCATCGGGATCGACATCGAGCCCCGGTTCACCGCGTTGGCCGCCGCGAACATCGCCCTCGCCGCGTCGCAGGGCGCGGCCGGCATCGCGCAGGTGTTCACCGGCGACGCCACCAGGTTGCTGGACCTGGTGCCGACGTCCGCGGTGGGACAGGTGGCGCTCGTGCTCACCTCACCGCCGTACGGGCGTGGCACGCACGGCTTGGTGCGGGTGACGGACAGCGGCGTCCGCAAACGCCACCATCTGTACGGGGATCGGGAGTCCGGCAATCTCGCCTACGGCGGATGGTGGCGTCTGCTCGACGGGTTCGCCGCGATCCTGGCCGCCAGCAACCGGCTGCTGCGTCTCGGCGGCACCGTGGTCATCACCTGCCGGCCGGTGCGCCGCCACCGCGACGACCTGATCGACCTCCCTGGCGAGTTGCTGGCGGTGGCTCGGTCGGTGGGGTTGATTCCGGTCCAGCGGTGCGCGGCGATGCTTGCCGCCGTCCGTGACGGGCAGATCGTGCACCGCGCGTCGATGTTCGGGCTCATGGCCGTACGCAAGTCCCGCGCCGAGGGCCTACCGGTGCACCTCATCGCCCACGAGGACGTGCTGGTGTTCCGACGAGGCCCGCGCGCCGG
- a CDS encoding pilin, producing the protein MHATLTVLSDLAAMPQPLAVNSINQVISNITGWIMGIIALVATMFLVIGGLRYMAAGGDPAQVEQAKGNFKSALIGYALAVLAPVVLQVLQGILGG; encoded by the coding sequence ATGCACGCGACTCTCACCGTTCTGTCTGACCTCGCCGCCATGCCGCAGCCGTTGGCGGTCAACAGCATCAACCAGGTCATCTCCAACATCACTGGCTGGATCATGGGCATCATCGCGTTGGTCGCGACGATGTTCCTGGTTATCGGTGGTCTGCGTTACATGGCGGCCGGAGGTGACCCGGCTCAGGTCGAGCAGGCCAAGGGCAACTTCAAGTCCGCGCTGATCGGGTACGCCCTGGCGGTGCTGGCCCCGGTGGTCCTGCAGGTGTTGCAGGGCATCCTCGGCGGCTGA